The Helianthus annuus chloroplast, complete genome genome contains the following window.
GTGTCCGAGTAGATACTGTTATTTTCTCTCGAACCATAATAATATTATTTGATCTGATCATTGAATCATTTATTTCTCTTGTTTCTCTTGCTCTCTTGTTTCTCTTGCTATTGAAATATCTTCAATTTTGATTTCTACACACGTCTTTTTTTCGGGGGTCTACAGCCATTATGTGGCATAGGGGTTACATCCCGTACGAAAGTTAATAGTATACCACTTCTGCGAATAGCTCGTAATGCTGCGTCTCTTCCAAGACCGGGACCTTTAATCATGACTTCTGCTCGTTGCATACCTTGATCTACTACTGCACGAATAGCATTTGCCGCTGCGGTTTGAGCAGCAAACGGCGTCCCTCTTCTTGTACCTTGGAAGCCACAAGTACCGGCAGAGGACCAAGAAACCACTCGCCCTCGTACATCTGTAACAGTCACAATGGTATTATTGAAACTTGCTTGAATATGAATAACCCCCTTTGGTATTTTACGTATACTCTTACGCGAACTAATACGTCCACGTGAACCCTTTTTCGGTATAGCTTTTGCCATATTTTATCATCTCATAAATTTGAGTCAGAGATATATGGATATATCCATTTCATGTCAAAAAAGATCCCCCTTCTTATTTGTATATTGGGTCTTTAACGAGTCTT
Protein-coding sequences here:
- the rps11 gene encoding ribosomal protein S11; its protein translation is MAKAIPKKGSRGRISSRKSIRKIPKGVIHIQASFNNTIVTVTDVRGRVVSWSSAGTCGFQGTRRGTPFAAQTAAANAIRAVVDQGMQRAEVMIKGPGLGRDAALRAIRRSGILLTFVRDVTPMPHNGCRPPKKRRV